A single window of Acetohalobium arabaticum DSM 5501 DNA harbors:
- a CDS encoding AAA domain-containing protein: MQPESVDRTNKIFDYLDDIVRLGHKVVHRLEDHNNFLLYQNKLPVTENVKANDLFYQLQSSLLEIKRCDLPERPEIPKNLNNWIKFSSALDSEPEIIFKRKMFNNQKQECFYDIPERPLIFKEYKEKLETWIKEVEPLKKSRELFDELFSVSKTLRYEENLELILGYGILHWKKDNKLIKYPLLTQKAIIEHEAKKDKIIVKTPDDAMWDLELESLIDVGISDLGDIRDKFDEIKYNYDFEEGNPYLNLFYEATGITPDGKLIKDIEDASLKPNENLRIVNGWTLFVRKRNQNELIEDIRAFNEQLKENNITLPNSLQSLVEDPDETTVNWDKSEFHDEWTGLLDNDILFPKEANEEQIQILDCLQKSNGVIVQGPPGTGKSHTIANLISHFMAHGQRVLVTSQKDQALKVLRDMIPESLKSLCISVLQNDVNRKQKLEKAVSYISEIVSKEDYSKLKEKANDLEEKFVTLKKRLQKISTKLKRLAEAELPIITDNMKYSLSPAEVAKKIEQEDKYQWFTDHPSYKTTRAIIDNEDVIKLEDEFPLTDDEFEELKVLRQNLLPKLDELSTYQLPDTDNLLTPEEFKDMAQNLEKIYQLEQKADDYFPNLVLKEDVQKNTIDLIEKGIKVYNVIEASWAKRLIDDASEFKEQLNDALDTLGTIYENINKLHKSIGLITSIELDENVSLDKYKEFVDSALERVNQAKKPWKWFSLFDGGEKKALQEIRFNGQQPNNQEEWEKVKDYIKLKLKVNKFVQFWSGLKDNFASYLPDLSQQADFQQVEKVYQKLESAFNYKYELRLKLKNELSKVIIGEDKVLEERLEEELENIYQALKIKLEQREFIEAEQIFTDLKENLAVLQQRNAHPIVDELIDCLPDEIHVVKEKVAKWKNNYEQLKEIEEFLPDYNKFKELVDKLSTQASNWAEQWMNPEYTLEDLNISVWEEAWEEAILESYLEDISNKEDKISKLEAEQDKFQQQIKKAKENLVLTKTKLRLKDSITDSDLMSLNKWKKAVKRYGKGTGKYAPKWRREMQKHMQEAKDAIPAWIMPIYRVSETIPKEFGCFDVLIIDEASQCDIRSLLALCRAEKVIIVGDDQQISPSAVGVPHDKVDAFIKQHLDDLPHNTMMDLKTSLYDIGEIIFNAQSRLMLKEHFRCVPEIIEFSNRLCYNNEILPLRNVPDSEKLKPTLESNFVAEGYINDRGKINKPEAEAICKKVKELAEDPRYKDKTFGVISLKGKKQAKYIFDEIDNYLTSQQLAEHDFLAGDAYTFQGDERDVIILSLVVANNRRFRALTKESAQQRFNVAVSRAKDQLILFHSVELGADLNNKEDMRYKLLNYIQNGSIEREELENPKELCDSVFEKDVYDWLTERGYKVTPQVEVGNYRIDLVVEGRKNRLAVECDGDRWHPPEKWWEDRMRQRQLERVGWTFWRVSGTTFYSNPDEAMQSIIPRLKELNIEPLLKKEKEQINKLEKNLNQKDEVANNFTPDDVVEGPHGNRGKIIAVESDNLLVEVGPNKKEKWKMQNCSFIKQDKVTC; encoded by the coding sequence GTGCAACCTGAATCAGTTGATAGAACAAATAAAATATTTGATTATTTAGATGATATAGTTAGATTAGGACATAAGGTTGTCCATAGATTAGAAGACCATAATAATTTCTTATTATATCAAAACAAGTTACCAGTAACTGAGAATGTAAAAGCTAATGATCTTTTTTATCAGTTGCAATCTTCTTTATTAGAAATAAAAAGATGTGATTTACCCGAACGTCCTGAGATTCCTAAAAACTTAAATAATTGGATTAAGTTTTCTTCTGCTCTAGATTCAGAACCAGAAATTATTTTTAAGCGTAAAATGTTCAATAATCAAAAACAAGAATGCTTTTATGATATACCAGAACGACCATTGATTTTTAAAGAATATAAAGAGAAATTAGAAACTTGGATTAAAGAAGTTGAACCATTAAAAAAAAGTAGAGAATTATTTGATGAATTATTTAGTGTCAGCAAAACATTAAGGTATGAAGAAAATTTAGAATTAATTTTAGGCTATGGAATACTACATTGGAAAAAAGATAATAAATTAATTAAGTATCCGTTATTAACTCAAAAAGCTATAATTGAACATGAAGCTAAAAAGGATAAAATTATAGTCAAGACACCTGATGATGCAATGTGGGATTTGGAGTTAGAATCGTTGATTGATGTAGGTATTTCTGATTTAGGAGACATAAGGGATAAATTTGATGAAATAAAGTATAATTATGATTTTGAAGAGGGAAATCCTTATTTAAATTTATTTTATGAAGCTACAGGTATAACTCCAGATGGAAAATTAATTAAAGATATTGAAGATGCTAGTTTAAAACCAAATGAAAATTTAAGGATAGTTAATGGTTGGACACTTTTTGTGCGTAAAAGAAATCAAAATGAATTAATTGAGGATATTAGAGCATTTAATGAGCAATTAAAAGAAAATAATATTACTTTGCCAAATAGTTTACAGAGTTTAGTAGAAGATCCTGATGAAACAACTGTGAATTGGGATAAAAGTGAATTTCATGATGAATGGACAGGGTTATTAGATAATGATATATTGTTTCCGAAGGAAGCTAATGAAGAACAGATTCAAATTTTAGATTGTTTACAGAAATCAAATGGAGTGATAGTACAAGGACCACCAGGGACAGGAAAAAGCCATACTATTGCTAATTTAATTTCTCATTTTATGGCTCATGGACAGAGAGTTTTAGTTACTAGTCAAAAAGATCAAGCTTTAAAAGTTTTGAGAGATATGATACCTGAATCTTTGAAATCATTATGCATAAGTGTTCTACAAAATGATGTTAATCGAAAACAAAAGCTAGAAAAAGCAGTTTCTTATATTTCTGAAATTGTTTCTAAAGAAGATTATAGTAAGTTAAAAGAAAAAGCTAATGATTTAGAAGAAAAGTTTGTTACTTTAAAAAAGAGATTACAAAAAATTTCTACTAAGCTTAAACGTTTAGCTGAAGCTGAATTACCTATTATAACAGATAATATGAAGTATTCTTTATCTCCAGCAGAGGTAGCTAAAAAAATAGAACAAGAAGATAAATATCAATGGTTCACGGATCATCCTTCTTATAAAACAACTAGAGCTATAATAGATAATGAAGATGTTATTAAACTTGAAGATGAATTTCCCTTAACAGATGATGAGTTTGAAGAATTAAAAGTTTTACGTCAAAATTTATTACCTAAACTTGATGAATTATCTACTTATCAATTACCTGATACAGATAATTTACTTACTCCAGAAGAGTTTAAAGATATGGCCCAAAATTTAGAGAAAATTTATCAATTAGAGCAAAAGGCAGATGATTATTTTCCTAATTTAGTATTAAAAGAAGACGTACAGAAAAATACAATTGATTTAATAGAGAAAGGTATTAAAGTTTATAATGTAATTGAAGCTTCGTGGGCTAAAAGGCTTATAGATGATGCTTCTGAGTTCAAAGAACAGTTAAATGATGCTTTAGATACTTTGGGGACTATTTATGAAAACATAAATAAATTGCATAAAAGCATAGGATTAATAACTAGTATTGAATTAGATGAGAATGTTTCTTTGGATAAATATAAAGAGTTTGTAGATTCTGCTTTAGAACGAGTTAATCAAGCGAAAAAACCATGGAAATGGTTTAGTTTATTTGATGGAGGAGAAAAGAAGGCATTACAGGAGATTAGATTTAATGGTCAACAACCTAATAATCAAGAGGAATGGGAAAAAGTAAAAGATTATATTAAGTTAAAGTTAAAAGTAAATAAATTTGTTCAATTCTGGTCAGGGTTAAAAGATAATTTTGCATCTTATTTACCAGATTTATCTCAGCAAGCTGATTTTCAACAAGTAGAAAAAGTATATCAAAAGTTAGAAAGTGCTTTTAATTATAAATATGAGTTGAGACTTAAATTAAAAAATGAATTATCTAAAGTTATAATAGGAGAAGATAAAGTACTAGAAGAGAGATTAGAAGAGGAATTAGAAAATATTTATCAGGCCTTAAAAATCAAATTAGAACAAAGAGAATTTATTGAAGCTGAGCAAATTTTTACTGATTTGAAAGAAAATTTAGCAGTTTTACAGCAAAGAAATGCTCATCCTATAGTAGATGAATTAATAGACTGCTTACCTGATGAGATACATGTAGTTAAAGAAAAAGTAGCTAAATGGAAGAATAATTATGAGCAGTTAAAAGAAATAGAAGAATTTTTACCAGATTATAATAAATTTAAAGAATTAGTTGATAAATTATCAACTCAGGCTTCTAATTGGGCTGAGCAATGGATGAATCCAGAATATACTTTGGAAGATTTAAATATTTCGGTTTGGGAAGAAGCCTGGGAAGAAGCTATTTTAGAATCATATTTAGAAGATATTTCAAATAAAGAAGATAAAATTAGCAAATTAGAGGCAGAACAAGATAAATTTCAGCAACAAATAAAGAAAGCAAAGGAAAACTTGGTATTGACAAAGACAAAATTAAGACTTAAAGATAGTATTACTGATTCTGATTTAATGTCTTTAAATAAGTGGAAAAAAGCAGTTAAAAGATATGGTAAGGGTACTGGAAAGTATGCTCCAAAATGGCGTAGAGAAATGCAGAAACATATGCAAGAAGCTAAAGATGCTATTCCAGCTTGGATTATGCCTATTTATAGAGTATCTGAAACAATCCCAAAGGAATTTGGCTGTTTTGATGTATTAATTATAGATGAAGCAAGTCAATGTGATATTCGAAGTTTACTTGCTTTGTGTAGAGCAGAAAAGGTGATAATTGTAGGGGATGATCAACAGATTAGTCCTAGTGCAGTAGGGGTTCCTCATGATAAAGTTGATGCTTTTATTAAACAACATTTAGATGATTTGCCGCATAATACTATGATGGATTTAAAGACTAGTCTTTATGATATAGGAGAAATTATTTTTAATGCTCAGTCTAGATTAATGTTAAAAGAACATTTTCGATGTGTACCAGAGATAATTGAATTTAGTAATCGCCTTTGTTACAACAATGAAATATTACCTTTACGTAATGTCCCAGATTCTGAAAAGTTAAAGCCTACTTTGGAAAGTAATTTTGTAGCTGAAGGCTATATTAATGATAGAGGAAAGATTAATAAACCAGAAGCAGAAGCAATTTGTAAAAAAGTCAAAGAGTTAGCAGAAGATCCTCGTTATAAAGATAAAACCTTTGGAGTTATTTCTTTAAAAGGGAAAAAGCAGGCTAAATATATTTTTGATGAAATTGATAATTACCTTACTTCGCAGCAATTAGCAGAACATGATTTTTTAGCTGGTGATGCTTATACTTTTCAGGGTGATGAGCGAGATGTAATTATTTTATCATTAGTAGTTGCAAATAATCGTAGATTTAGAGCTTTAACTAAAGAAAGTGCACAACAAAGATTTAATGTAGCAGTTAGTAGAGCTAAAGATCAGTTGATATTATTTCATTCAGTAGAGTTAGGAGCTGATTTAAATAACAAGGAAGATATGAGGTATAAGTTATTAAATTATATTCAAAATGGTTCCATAGAACGTGAGGAATTAGAGAATCCAAAGGAACTTTGTGATTCTGTATTTGAAAAAGATGTTTATGATTGGTTAACTGAAAGAGGATATAAAGTTACTCCGCAGGTTGAGGTAGGAAACTATAGAATTGACCTAGTAGTAGAGGGTAGAAAGAATCGACTTGCTGTAGAATGTGATGGGGATAGATGGCATCCTCCTGAGAAGTGGTGGGAAGATAGAATGCGTCAGCGACAATTAGAACGGGTAGGTTGGACATTTTGGAGAGTATCAGGAACTACCTTTTATAGTAATCCAGATGAAGCTATGCAATCTATTATTCCTAGATTAAAAGAGTTAAACATTGAGCCTTTATTAAAAAAAGAAAAGGAGCAAATTAATAAGCTAGAAAAAAATTTAAATCAAAAAGATGAAGTTGCTAATAATTTTACTCCAGATGATGTTGTTGAAGGCCCACATGGTAATAGAGGAAAAATTATAGCAGTAGAAAGTGATAATTTATTAGTTGAAGTTGGCCCTAATAAAAAAGAGAAATGGAAAATGCAAAATTGTAGTTTCATTAAACAAGATAAGGTAACATGTTGA
- the gyrB gene encoding DNA topoisomerase (ATP-hydrolyzing) subunit B, translated as MTLQKELDYNAEQIQVLEGLEAVRKRPGMYIGSTGTKGLHHLVWEAVDNSIDEFLAGHGEEIKVKIKEGSIISVEDQGRGIPVEVHPDKKLPAAQLVLTTLHAGGKFDSSGYKVSGGLHGVGISVVNALSEWLELTIWRNGYTYTQQYEKGVPVTEFEKSNSTTKTGTKIEFKPDEDIFDNVKYKFDVLANRLQESAFLNKGLKISLVDTRPGLEKEVTYQYDGGLEAFIDYLNQDRDLLHDDIVYLEEEVDDTYVEVAFQYNKSFNERIYSFANNINTHDGGYHLTGFKTALTRAFNNYAKDNNLLKKSDPKLTGRDLREGLTAVVNVKLTEPQFEGQTKAKLGNSEIRSVVEGAVYNYLNQYLPRHHDMAKEVINKALEAVKARKAAKKAKELTKRKGVLNNNSLPGKLSDCSSRKSEESELYLVEGDSAGGSAKQGRNRDFQAILPLKGKILNVERARLNKIINNNEIAAIITALGTGIGEEFNIDKLRYHKIIIMTDADVDGAHICTLILTLFYRYMPELIREGHVYVAQPPLYKVTYRGDEEYIYTDKQLQKYLADLDRSKVSIQRYKGLGEMNPSQLWETTMNPENRKLQEIMVDEEREADSIFTRLMGSKAKLRREFIMANADLASNLDV; from the coding sequence GTGACTTTGCAGAAAGAATTGGATTATAATGCAGAACAGATTCAAGTGTTGGAAGGATTAGAAGCAGTACGCAAACGACCGGGAATGTATATTGGTAGTACTGGTACTAAAGGACTGCATCACTTAGTCTGGGAAGCAGTCGATAATAGTATAGATGAATTTTTAGCCGGACATGGAGAAGAGATTAAGGTTAAAATTAAAGAAGGGAGTATAATTTCAGTTGAGGATCAAGGTCGTGGAATTCCAGTAGAGGTTCATCCTGACAAAAAGCTACCAGCAGCACAGCTGGTATTGACTACTCTCCATGCTGGAGGCAAGTTTGATAGCAGTGGCTATAAAGTTTCCGGAGGATTACATGGTGTAGGTATTTCGGTAGTTAATGCATTATCGGAATGGCTAGAATTAACAATCTGGCGTAATGGCTATACCTATACTCAGCAGTATGAAAAAGGGGTACCGGTAACAGAATTTGAAAAGAGTAATTCTACAACTAAGACCGGAACTAAGATTGAATTTAAGCCTGATGAGGATATTTTTGATAATGTTAAGTATAAATTTGATGTTTTAGCCAATAGATTACAGGAGTCTGCTTTCTTAAATAAAGGATTAAAGATTAGCTTAGTTGACACTCGGCCTGGCTTAGAGAAGGAAGTTACCTATCAGTATGACGGAGGTTTAGAAGCCTTTATTGATTATTTAAATCAAGATAGAGATCTGCTTCATGATGATATTGTTTATCTGGAAGAAGAAGTGGATGATACCTATGTCGAGGTAGCATTTCAATATAATAAGAGTTTCAATGAGCGAATCTATAGTTTTGCTAATAATATCAATACTCATGATGGTGGCTATCATTTAACAGGTTTTAAGACTGCCTTGACTAGAGCCTTTAATAATTACGCTAAAGATAATAATTTACTTAAAAAGAGTGATCCTAAATTAACTGGCCGTGATCTTCGAGAAGGTTTGACGGCAGTGGTTAATGTAAAATTAACAGAGCCCCAGTTTGAAGGACAGACTAAGGCTAAATTAGGTAATAGTGAAATTAGAAGTGTAGTAGAAGGGGCTGTTTATAATTATTTAAATCAGTATTTGCCAAGACATCATGATATGGCTAAAGAAGTAATTAACAAAGCATTAGAAGCAGTTAAGGCTCGAAAAGCAGCTAAAAAAGCTAAAGAACTGACGAAGCGTAAAGGAGTATTGAATAATAACTCTTTACCTGGTAAATTGTCAGACTGCAGTAGCCGCAAATCCGAAGAGTCAGAGCTTTATTTAGTAGAGGGAGATTCTGCTGGCGGTTCGGCTAAACAAGGTAGAAATCGGGATTTTCAGGCTATACTACCGCTTAAGGGAAAGATTTTAAATGTAGAGCGGGCCCGGTTAAATAAAATTATCAATAATAATGAGATTGCTGCTATTATTACTGCGTTAGGAACTGGAATTGGTGAAGAGTTTAATATAGACAAGCTTCGCTATCATAAGATTATTATTATGACTGATGCGGATGTGGATGGTGCTCATATCTGTACTCTGATTCTGACTCTCTTCTACCGTTATATGCCGGAATTGATTAGAGAAGGACATGTTTATGTAGCCCAACCACCGCTGTATAAAGTGACTTATCGGGGTGATGAAGAATATATATATACAGATAAACAGCTGCAGAAGTATTTAGCAGATTTAGACCGGAGTAAAGTTAGCATTCAACGCTATAAGGGACTTGGTGAGATGAATCCATCTCAATTGTGGGAAACAACTATGAATCCGGAGAATCGAAAGCTACAGGAGATTATGGTTGATGAGGAACGAGAAGCAGATAGTATCTTTACTCGTTTGATGGGATCTAAAGCAAAATTGAGGCGAGAATTTATTATGGCTAATGCTGACCTGGCAAGTAATCTGGATGTTTAA
- a CDS encoding YetF domain-containing protein: MPFWESQQVLTAYQWIFRAVVVFTWLFVMTKLMGQREIGRLTLFDFVIAITIGSVSAGSLGNSQTDLNGVLLTTGTLALLNIIIAVLALKSLTFRRIVQGEPLVLIQNGKLLEDTMRKARINVDDLLMGLRRNKVPNLSDVEFAVLEPNGKISVIPKSQSRNVKPKDLNIDTNYEGFPTVVIEDGNILKDNLQENNLDVDWLKGELENQGVEDKDKVLAAMLDTQGRLYISKKNQKNEELIH; encoded by the coding sequence ATGCCGTTTTGGGAATCACAGCAGGTATTGACTGCTTACCAATGGATATTTCGAGCAGTTGTTGTCTTTACATGGTTATTTGTGATGACTAAATTAATGGGGCAGAGGGAAATTGGAAGGCTGACTCTCTTTGATTTTGTAATTGCTATTACAATTGGTAGTGTTTCTGCAGGTTCACTCGGTAATTCTCAAACAGATTTGAATGGGGTATTATTAACAACAGGAACATTAGCGTTACTTAATATTATCATTGCAGTTTTAGCTTTAAAAAGTTTAACCTTTCGAAGAATTGTACAGGGAGAACCGCTTGTGTTAATCCAGAATGGGAAACTTCTTGAAGATACGATGCGGAAAGCCAGAATAAATGTTGATGATCTGTTAATGGGGCTTCGCAGAAATAAAGTACCTAATTTATCGGATGTAGAATTTGCTGTTCTTGAACCTAATGGAAAAATAAGTGTTATTCCAAAGTCCCAATCGCGTAATGTAAAGCCAAAGGATCTAAATATTGACACTAATTATGAAGGGTTTCCTACAGTAGTTATTGAAGACGGCAATATTCTTAAAGATAATCTTCAGGAAAACAATTTGGATGTAGACTGGTTAAAGGGAGAATTAGAAAACCAGGGAGTTGAAGATAAGGATAAGGTTTTGGCAGCAATGTTAGATACTCAGGGTAGATTGTATATTAGTAAAAAGAATCAGAAGAATGAAGAGTTAATTCATTAA
- a CDS encoding IS3 family transposase gives MVNKKYRWKSLKKALAGLNTDDKIKIINSLKTDYTISELCRTFNIARSTYYYRQNSNDNQENNTKNKLYTGHHAYDKDGNLVPEHKVISLVKEYCNEFPHLGYRMVTNYLNYEKELKVNHKRIYRIMKVLDLLQEQIVPKPKNYQLKQKHELTGPNQLWEMDMVQMYIDENGQWVYMFDIIDVYTREIVGHYQSLRCRTKEALAALEQATDNRNTENLTLRTDNGTQFKSREFQRKLNELDISHERTTVNTPEENAHIESFHGTLKRSEIYRNHYSDITHCRKSIDKFIDRYNNRRPHSSVGKMPPAVYHKNILNNLVSRVKFAV, from the coding sequence TTGGTCAACAAAAAGTACAGATGGAAATCCTTAAAAAAAGCCCTGGCAGGATTAAATACAGACGATAAAATTAAAATAATAAATAGTTTAAAAACAGATTATACCATCTCTGAACTGTGTAGAACTTTTAATATAGCCAGAAGCACCTATTATTACCGTCAAAACAGCAACGATAATCAGGAAAATAATACTAAGAATAAACTTTATACAGGTCATCATGCCTATGATAAAGATGGAAATCTAGTACCAGAACATAAAGTAATTTCATTGGTAAAAGAATACTGTAATGAATTTCCTCATTTAGGCTACAGAATGGTAACTAACTACTTAAATTATGAAAAAGAGCTCAAAGTTAATCATAAGCGGATTTACCGCATTATGAAGGTCTTAGATCTCCTGCAGGAGCAGATAGTACCAAAGCCTAAAAATTATCAATTAAAACAGAAACATGAACTAACTGGACCTAACCAGCTATGGGAAATGGATATGGTCCAGATGTACATAGATGAAAATGGTCAATGGGTATATATGTTTGATATAATTGATGTTTATACTAGAGAAATAGTTGGTCATTATCAAAGCCTAAGATGCCGTACTAAAGAGGCTCTTGCAGCTTTAGAACAAGCTACAGACAATAGAAATACTGAAAATTTAACATTAAGAACTGATAATGGAACCCAGTTTAAAAGTAGAGAATTTCAGAGAAAACTTAATGAGCTTGATATATCTCATGAGAGAACTACAGTAAATACACCTGAAGAAAATGCTCATATAGAAAGCTTTCATGGAACACTTAAACGATCTGAAATTTATCGTAACCATTATTCTGATATTACCCATTGTAGAAAATCAATTGATAAATTTATTGATAGATACAACAACAGGAGACCACATTCATCTGTTGGTAAAATGCCACCAGCAGTTTATCATAAAAATATTTTAAACAACTTAGTTTCAAGAGTTAAATTTGCTGTATAA